A region from the Eriocheir sinensis breed Jianghai 21 chromosome 48, ASM2467909v1, whole genome shotgun sequence genome encodes:
- the LOC126981453 gene encoding protein Red-like isoform X1, translated as MPAGAEEVFSNPLAPPGEAIIDDRPQRLTNADFRKLLMTPRAPPGTQKETVASTGTKTPGGTEPPTQRRESKDDARAAERKKKKSYYAKIKKEEEEKMAELAEKYRDRAKERREGKNPDYQAEDPSQAGMGGYRAVAPDLKSGLDAAERRKQMIQESKFLGGDMEHTHLVKGLDYALLQKVRSEIQLKESEIILEMDRPGVEPPKEKKPAPPPPVVVQEEDELVFKTNQGRRIFNSVFNTKPAEFNDLFLTGRMAYAIDLDDDMAESDIPTTVIRSKADLQGIENMQATFTTNDIVIQKLTQILSYLRTGRANKKQKKKDKGKNESANRAAADDSIYGEIGEYVPSVGKANDREKDRGDRERDRHQGRDRDRDRERGDRRDRDKERGERDRDREKDRRDRDRDRDRERESRHERDREHDRERKPRSYFSRSAHEEVKNELRAAEERLQAQWPTGADIKMDKQASQLPQIAPQLPQGQQQQQQPQQPQQPIPPQHGQQPSKPVSSLLVGNDYYTECYPGMAEMQDAIDDSDDEADYTKMDMGNKKGPVGRWDFDTQEEYSDYMNQREAMPKAAFQYGVKMADGRKTRRIGGNKEKDRNAELNREWQQIQQILKRRKDTDGGGGPEKAARYDY; from the exons ATGCCTGCAG GTGCGGAGGAGGTGTTCTCCAACCCCTTGGCTCCCCCCGGGGAGGCCATAATAGATGACAG GCCCCAGCGCTTGACCAATGCAGACTTCCGTAAGCTGTTGATGACGCCCCGAGCCCCACCAGGGACTCAGAAGGAGACAGTTGCCTCCACAGGAACCAAGACACCGGGCGGCACTGAGCCACCCACACAGCGCCGGGAAAGCAAGGATGATGCAAGGGCagctgagagaaagaaaaaaaagag CTACTATGCCAagatcaagaaggaggaggaggagaagatggcagAGCTTGCTGAGAAGTACCGCGACCGAGCCAAGGAACGTCGCGAAGGCAAGAACCCCGACTACCAGGCTGAGGACCCCTCCCAGGCAGGCATGGGTGGCTACAGGGCTGTGGCTCCAGACCTCAAATC GGGCCTGGATGCTGCTGAACGCCGTAAACAGATGATCCAAGAGTCCAAGTTCTTGGGTGGTGATATGGAGCACACCCACTTGGTGAAGGGTCTGGACTATGCGCTGCTTCAGAAGGTGCGCTCAGAGATCCAGCTGAAGGAATCTGAAATCATTCTTGAGATGGATCGTCCTGGCGTAGAGCCCCCCAAGGAAAAGAaacccgccccccctcccccagttGTAGTACAAGAAGAGGACGAACTTGTGTTTAA GACCAACCAGGGGAGACGCATCTTCAACAGCGTCTTCAACACCAAGCCTGCAGAGTTTAATGACCTGTTCCTGACTGGCCGTATGGCATATGCTATTGATTTAGATGATGACATGGCTGAGAGTGACATCCCTACCACTGTCATCCGCTCCAAGGCTGATCTCCAGGGAATAGAG AACATGCAAGCAACATTCACCACCAACGACATCGTCATCCAAAAACTGACTCAGATCCTCTCGTACCTCCGCACTGGACGAGCcaacaagaagcagaagaagaaggacaaaggaaagaatgagtcT GCCAACCGAGCTGCAGCGGACGACAGCATCTACGGAGAGATTGGGGAGTATGTGCCCTCGGTTGGCAAGGCTAATGACCGGGAGAAGGATCGCGGGGACCGAGAGAGAGACCGGCACCAAGGCAGGGATAGAGACCGGGACAGGGAACGAGGAGACCGCCGGGACAGGGACAAGGAGCGAGGAGAGCGCGACAGAGACAGGGAGAAGGACCGCCGGGACAGGGACAGAGACCGGGACCGAGAACGTGAAAG CAGACATGAGCGTGACCGGGAACATGACCGAGAGAGAAAGCCGCGCTCATACTTCAGCCGGTCAGCTCACGAGGAAGTGAAGAATGAGTTGCGTGCTGCAGAGGAGAGGCTGCAAGCCCAGTGGCCCACAGGTGCTGACATCAAGATGGACAAGCAGGCCTCACAGCTTCCTCAAATAGCACCTCAGCTACCCCAgggtcagcagcagcagcaacagccccAACAGCCACAGCAGCCCATTCCACCACAGCATGGACAGCAGCCCTCCAAACC CGTCAGCAGCCTCCTTGTTGGCAACGACTACTACACGGAATGTTACCCTGGAATGGCAGAGATGCAGGATGCCATCGATGACTCCGATGATGAGGCAGACTACACCAAAATGGACATG GGCAACAAGAAGGGTCCCGTGGGTCGCTGGGACTTTGACACACAGGAGGAGTACAGTGACTACATGAACCAGCGGGAGGCCATGCCCAAGGCCGCCTTCCAGTACGGCGTGAAGATGGCGGATGGCAGGAAGACTCGTCGCATCggaggaaacaaggagaaggacCGCAACGCCGAGCTCAACAGGGAGTGGCAGCAGATCCAGCAGATTCTGAAGCGCCGCAAAGACACAGATGGCGGCGGAGGACC GGAGAAGGCAGCAAGATATGATTactaa
- the LOC126981452 gene encoding uncharacterized protein LOC126981452 gives MRVRVTYVHRRVTRRPVGVVALHSTIGQGTHDTLGALPLCRRPGEKRQQCEEGSGAHLQDPQVSQEPPAKIRRREDKGEQTHDSPDNKPASASIGTTRKILQGVLDFFRRKEPSPPHQITSSLPQLLLPRPLQGIFVTSYHSEDQQQQQHLQQLHQQQQQLHHQQIQLHQQQQQLHQEQQQLHQQQPLQQEKQQQQLHQRQEQQKLVPATSARLRGKASTEVLKNVADTTKKPPVLRRSRLSQGQKPVRVSYEEFLWFIELTELPEVEKFLKRDICYRYADKYLLAMAFTYFARAGLTREQYTKEYFFVALYLAHDMEEDEEDYKYELFPWALGPRWRKTYQSFLKVRDDLFFAIHCRAVVSKRGCDQIMEIQPDCWLWRRERPAYHGGAMRDYLRHPSDNGRPRGPDKSPLQCMSCLERECEKSDHSYIVILSDSTESGENYYVEPAVTTEHKDDEGSDSKHRDGDSGFETFLMDPNVDANASSFTSPDSKLEAKQ, from the exons ATGAGGGTCAGGGTCACTTACGTGCACCGCCGCGTCACTCGGCGGCCTGTGGGAGTCGTAGCCCTGCATTCCACCATCGGACAAGGGACTCACGACACCTTGGGTGCACTGCCGCTCTGTAGGAGGCCTGGGGAGAAACGCCAACAATGTGAAGAGGGAAGCGGCGCTCATCTGCAGGATCCCCAGGTGTCTCAGGAACCCCCTGCTAAGATACGGAGGAGAGAGGACAAGGGGGAACAGACGCATGATTCCCCTGATAATAAACCTGCTTCCGCCTCTATCGGCACCACGAGGAAAATTCTGCAGGGCGTGCTGGACTTCTTCAGGAGAAAGGAGCCCTCGCCGCCCCACCAGATCACTTCCTCCCTGCCCCAGCTGCTCCTGCCCCGCCCCCTCCAAGGCATCTTCGTGACGAGTTACCATTCCGAAgaccaacagcaacagcaacatctACAACaacttcatcaacaacaacaacaacttcatcaTCAGCAAATACAActacatcaacagcaacaacagcttcATCAAGAGCAGCAACAACTTCATCAACAGCAACCATTACAGCAGgagaaacaacagcagcaactaCATCAACGACAAGAGCAGCAGAAGTTAGTTCCTGCCACATCCGCG AGACTACGGGGCAAAGCTTCCACAGAGGTCTTGAAGAACGTCGCTGACACGACTAAAAAGCCTCCAGTTCTCCGGCGAAGCAGACTCAGCCAAGGCCAGAAGCCAGTTCGAGTCTCCTACGAAGAGTTCCTTTGGTTCATCGAGCTAACAG AGCTTCCCGAGGTTGAGAAATTTCTGAAGCGGGATATCTGTTACCGCTACGCTGACAAGTACCTCCTGGCGATGGCCTTCACGTATTTTGCCCGCGCCGGCCTCACCAGAGAGCAGTACACCAAGGAGTACTTTTTCGTTGCTCT GTATTTGGCGCACGacatggaggaggacgaggaggattacAAGTACGAACTGTTCCCCTGGGCGCTGGGTCCCCGCTGGCGCAAGACCTACCAGTCGTTCCTGAAGGTGCGGGACGATCTCTTCTTCGCCATACACTGCCGCGCCGTGGTCTCCAAGAGGGGCTGTGACCAG ATAATGGAGATCCAACCAGACTGTTGGTTGTGGCGGCGGGAGAGACCAGCCTACCATGGGGGTGCCATGCGGGACTACCTCAGGCACCCTTCGGATAATG GTCGTCCTCGCGGGCCAGACAAGTCGCCCTTACAGTGCATGTCCTGCCTGGAGCGCGAGTGTGAAAAGTCCGATCACTCATACATCGTCATCCTCTCAGACTCTACTGAAAGCGGGGAGAATTACTACGTGG AACCCGCCGTGACCACGGAACACAAAGACGACGAAGGTTCGGACTCAAAGCACAGGGACGGAGATTCAGGCTTCGAGACCTTCCTGATGGATCCGAACGTTGACGCCAATGCCAGCAGCTTCACTTCTCCTGATTCCAAACTGGAGGCGAAGCAGTAA
- the LOC126981453 gene encoding protein Red-like isoform X2 has product MPAGAEEVFSNPLAPPGEAIIDDRPQRLTNADFRKLLMTPRAPPGTQKETVASTGTKTPGGTEPPTQRRESKDDARAAERKKKKSYYAKIKKEEEEKMAELAEKYRDRAKERREGKNPDYQAEDPSQAGMGGYRAVAPDLKSGLDAAERRKQMIQESKFLGGDMEHTHLVKGLDYALLQKVRSEIQLKESEIILEMDRPGVEPPKEKKPAPPPPVVVQEEDELVFKTNQGRRIFNSVFNTKPAEFNDLFLTGRMAYAIDLDDDMAESDIPTTVIRSKADLQGIENMQATFTTNDIVIQKLTQILSYLRTGRANKKQKKKDKGKNESANRAAADDSIYGEIGEYVPSVGKANDREKDRGDRERDRHQGRDRDRDRERGDRRDRDKERGERDRDREKDRRDRDRDRDRERERHERDREHDRERKPRSYFSRSAHEEVKNELRAAEERLQAQWPTGADIKMDKQASQLPQIAPQLPQGQQQQQQPQQPQQPIPPQHGQQPSKPVSSLLVGNDYYTECYPGMAEMQDAIDDSDDEADYTKMDMGNKKGPVGRWDFDTQEEYSDYMNQREAMPKAAFQYGVKMADGRKTRRIGGNKEKDRNAELNREWQQIQQILKRRKDTDGGGGPEKAARYDY; this is encoded by the exons ATGCCTGCAG GTGCGGAGGAGGTGTTCTCCAACCCCTTGGCTCCCCCCGGGGAGGCCATAATAGATGACAG GCCCCAGCGCTTGACCAATGCAGACTTCCGTAAGCTGTTGATGACGCCCCGAGCCCCACCAGGGACTCAGAAGGAGACAGTTGCCTCCACAGGAACCAAGACACCGGGCGGCACTGAGCCACCCACACAGCGCCGGGAAAGCAAGGATGATGCAAGGGCagctgagagaaagaaaaaaaagag CTACTATGCCAagatcaagaaggaggaggaggagaagatggcagAGCTTGCTGAGAAGTACCGCGACCGAGCCAAGGAACGTCGCGAAGGCAAGAACCCCGACTACCAGGCTGAGGACCCCTCCCAGGCAGGCATGGGTGGCTACAGGGCTGTGGCTCCAGACCTCAAATC GGGCCTGGATGCTGCTGAACGCCGTAAACAGATGATCCAAGAGTCCAAGTTCTTGGGTGGTGATATGGAGCACACCCACTTGGTGAAGGGTCTGGACTATGCGCTGCTTCAGAAGGTGCGCTCAGAGATCCAGCTGAAGGAATCTGAAATCATTCTTGAGATGGATCGTCCTGGCGTAGAGCCCCCCAAGGAAAAGAaacccgccccccctcccccagttGTAGTACAAGAAGAGGACGAACTTGTGTTTAA GACCAACCAGGGGAGACGCATCTTCAACAGCGTCTTCAACACCAAGCCTGCAGAGTTTAATGACCTGTTCCTGACTGGCCGTATGGCATATGCTATTGATTTAGATGATGACATGGCTGAGAGTGACATCCCTACCACTGTCATCCGCTCCAAGGCTGATCTCCAGGGAATAGAG AACATGCAAGCAACATTCACCACCAACGACATCGTCATCCAAAAACTGACTCAGATCCTCTCGTACCTCCGCACTGGACGAGCcaacaagaagcagaagaagaaggacaaaggaaagaatgagtcT GCCAACCGAGCTGCAGCGGACGACAGCATCTACGGAGAGATTGGGGAGTATGTGCCCTCGGTTGGCAAGGCTAATGACCGGGAGAAGGATCGCGGGGACCGAGAGAGAGACCGGCACCAAGGCAGGGATAGAGACCGGGACAGGGAACGAGGAGACCGCCGGGACAGGGACAAGGAGCGAGGAGAGCGCGACAGAGACAGGGAGAAGGACCGCCGGGACAGGGACAGAGACCGGGACCGAGAACGTGAAAG ACATGAGCGTGACCGGGAACATGACCGAGAGAGAAAGCCGCGCTCATACTTCAGCCGGTCAGCTCACGAGGAAGTGAAGAATGAGTTGCGTGCTGCAGAGGAGAGGCTGCAAGCCCAGTGGCCCACAGGTGCTGACATCAAGATGGACAAGCAGGCCTCACAGCTTCCTCAAATAGCACCTCAGCTACCCCAgggtcagcagcagcagcaacagccccAACAGCCACAGCAGCCCATTCCACCACAGCATGGACAGCAGCCCTCCAAACC CGTCAGCAGCCTCCTTGTTGGCAACGACTACTACACGGAATGTTACCCTGGAATGGCAGAGATGCAGGATGCCATCGATGACTCCGATGATGAGGCAGACTACACCAAAATGGACATG GGCAACAAGAAGGGTCCCGTGGGTCGCTGGGACTTTGACACACAGGAGGAGTACAGTGACTACATGAACCAGCGGGAGGCCATGCCCAAGGCCGCCTTCCAGTACGGCGTGAAGATGGCGGATGGCAGGAAGACTCGTCGCATCggaggaaacaaggagaaggacCGCAACGCCGAGCTCAACAGGGAGTGGCAGCAGATCCAGCAGATTCTGAAGCGCCGCAAAGACACAGATGGCGGCGGAGGACC GGAGAAGGCAGCAAGATATGATTactaa